Genomic window (Toxotes jaculatrix isolate fToxJac2 chromosome 10, fToxJac2.pri, whole genome shotgun sequence):
TTAAACTGCACTGGTAAGCTTTAACTCTCATTAACAGTGGCTTTCAAAGGGGTTATCCAATGAGATCTCTATCAAATGTGCACGAACaaaggaagttttttttctgacagggAAGAAGATATGCATTTGACTACCACTATTttaaatataagaaaaataGGAGACCTGCGATTGAcagtagtcagctgggatagggtccagctccccgcgaccctgacggattaagcggtatagaaaatggatggaacTGAGTTGTTTTATTTGCGTGCACATTTATGTGCAGGACAACCAACATGTGGACATTTCATACTGACAAAAAGCCAGTGTGATGTTTGAGTTTAGCaatgtcagagacagagttaCAGCAGCTCCTCAATTTGGCAAATTTATGATTTGTGTTGTGCTTGATTAGGTAATTGATTAGCTGATGcacaaacaataaacagtgGCCTGCTTCATTCATGGCAGAATGAAAgtactgttgtgtttgttcttttttacaaaaaaaaaaaaatgcatacatGTTTATTCGCACTGATTTAAACCTATACTGTAGAAAAAAGTTCAGATAAAATTTTCAGATCTGAGATCACCCACATTGCAAAGAGGATTAAAATGAAAGTGGCTTCTATCACCAGCTGTCAGGATCAGGTAAAAGAAAGAAGTCTGGCTTACAGTTGCAAACTAACAGGTGTTGTAACAGCATTCCCATTTGTTGTGCAGTTGCAGCTGCTGGTCCGTGGTGCACAGGGATTAAAATGAAAGCACTCCAACCTGGTATGTACACACacccaacacatgcacacaactcGGCTGCTGTATAATATATAACCTCTTTTTGCCACATTAGTCCTCACAGATTTGAAGGTTCCCTGTGTGTGGCCAAGTCCTGAGcctgacccagaggagctgtgtGCTTTCACTGATCTGTATGGTTCCCTCAGATTACTCCTGTCCTTTCAGGTACAAGCAATGGTGATCCTACCACTATTATCTTATTGGCTTAATTACTGATATTAGAGGCTGAGCATTGTCTTAACATTTTTTAAGCACTATAGCAACTCATTTGCCAGAGTTTGTCCTAAGATTTTGGGTCATAATTGGACCAAAATTATGCAAACGTTAATAAATGGGGCTATGTAAGTCTCAAACTGAACCAAACTGTGAgtgacacattttctctgctcatcTCTTTGCACTGTACAGATGAAAGATGCAAGACTTTTCAGTCCAGAGTGGCAGGCTCATATAGAGGCGTTCCTACACAAATTCAGTTTGGCTAATGCAGGGGTATGACAGGACCTGTTTCTCTTTCCACAGTCATACCCTAAGGTAATTGGCAAAAACTTGACCTTTTCATATTTTCCACAGATTAAAATCCACCTTAAGTTCAAATTCAACCAGCAGACCCTCCAGCAAGAATTCAGGTATGACTGCAACAGTGcaggtgaaagttaaagctttATTTTGTGTAATTGTGGAGACCCTGCCTTATGGTAAATGATCTCACAATAGAGGAGATTAATTCAAAACTGTATCTTCATGTaaaatttttattaaaatgtgacatGGGCTATATTCAGTGACCCATGCAGTTACTGTTCATTGCGCAGTATTCAGCTAATTTGTTTTGTcaagtaatttaaaaatattaaagtaaaaatttgcctcacacacaagcactgtaTTGCAGTAGCTCAGATTTTAATAGTAGCTTGCATCATTTTTGGCTTGTGGAGTTACAACATAATAGCAACCATAAGCTGACTACTTCAGTTAATCCCCCGCGGGTGTAAGGAAGTTCATAAATTTAAAATGGCCAATGGGAATGTCAAtctctgtttttatgacatACTAACAATGTGTTCACATTCTTGCAGAGTTAAAATCAGAAGTAAAGTTAAACAGGCAGACAACCCATCACTGCTCTTGGATGTCACCTGTAATACACAGTCAGTAATgctgtttttaatattatttaatcTGTAATTGTTTGGATCAATGCTGTCTGACTTTTAGGAGGAATATTATAGATGTGTAATGAAAGCATGAATGAAGTTTTATCCTCATGTATCGATGCCACAGCAACATGTTGGAAATAGTGCtgcatgcactgtatgtgtgattTTGTCTGCAGAAAGTGATTTTCTCTCCTTGGGTTCAAAGGCCTCCAGTGTCTGTGAAGAAAGGATGCTGGTGTCAGGGAGGACACCCTGTCCTTGGAGGCAGGTTGCCACTCAGTATCCCAACACAAGCCATGGATCAGGGTTTGTACGGGGAGCTCAGCATCCAGCCTGTCACGCTCCTTAGCCCCTGTATGCTGCAGTACCCCAATCTGGCAACCCAGCTCACTCACATACAAATATCCTTTGCTGATGTTATCATAATTCTGTTTGTGATTGTCAGGAAGAAGATCTCTAGGTAGAGTTGTAGACAGTATCCAACAATCCTCTGGATTGTGTCTCTGCTTTATTGCGGATGACATGGTTCAGCTTAGCTTCATAAGCCTGTGACCTCAAGTGCGCACTGGGACCTTTTGCAGCTGAGTGTGAAAGCAGGGATGAGGGCCAGCGCCTCCAAGGCCAAGGCTATGGtgttttactgtaaagcagTGGTTTGCTCCCGTTGGATTGGGAGTGAATCACTGCCCCAAGTGAAGGAGTTCAAGTATCTCGGGATGGGTTATGCAAGAAAGAATAGTTGGTAAGACGTGTTGTCTGACCACGTCGGCAGGCAGATGTGTTTATAGTTGTTTTGAACAGCCATACACAAAGGCTCAGTGAAAAGCCAGCTGTAGGAGAGAAAGCGAAGATGCAGTATTGTTTAAACATGGGGTATTTTCAGACGGTCTTGTAGCTTTGCACTCAATTGTTCACGCAGAAAGAGCCTCAGATAGATGTGTAACCATAAAAAAAGAGATCTAGAAAAAGAAGTTTAAACCAAGCTTACTTTTTAGCTTTGGATTGTCGGATTGTCTGTGTAAGAAAGTTATAGAAATGGTCGGATACAGCCCGCACCCACCCGCCCCCATCCAACATCAgaaagttgttgttgtgggtgggtggggggggcaaACTATGTTCTAGCCCTCACTTAGGGTCACAAGCTTTGGGTAATGGCCAAAAGACTGAAATCACGATGCCAACAATCAAAATGAGTTTCCTTCACTGGGTGGCTGGTCTCACCAGCTGAAAGTacagagggtgaggagctcAAACATTTGGGGGGAACTAGAATGTAAGGAAGTAGAACCATTGCTTCTTTGTGTTGACTCTGTGTAGGTGGTTCAGGCATCTGATAAAAATTAGTCTTCCTTGACTTCACGTGCATCCAGGTGTTGGTTTATAGTCCCAGTAATGTTCCTGTTACAGGCCCCTCCACCTTCTTCCAGAACTTCCCCGCTCATCTGGACTGTCAAGAACTGAGCCTGCATGGCCTTCACTGCTCCTCGTTCAAAGGTAGACAACAACCACTCCCGGGAACAACAAACACTCATCACCAAGATACATTTTAGGTGTTTTGCCAGAAGGACTGTAATGGTCGGTTTTATTGGACAGGATATTACTTTAAACTTGAGATTTGGATTAGATGCTTCTTGACTAAGAGGTTCGAGTTTAAAGAGGACTAATTTCAAccacctgtgtttgtttgttagaGAATGTGCACACAGCCATGGTCTGGAGCTGTTTATAAAAACTTTAATGAGTCATCGAAAGCCCATAATTTGAatcagaggaataaaaaaagactttggaagtgggaaaaaaagatcacacacagaacacaataaCAAAACCCTTAAAGTGACAACACTTGAAGACCATGGACTAAAAGCTTTCCTTTATGTGACAACATTGTAAGTCCAGGgtcactgcattaaaaaaaaatctgtctcgtGTGAGTTTTGCTCTTATTGAGATAATCTGTACGAGTGGTTTACTTTGGTTGCGAACATTTGGTTCTAATGTAGTGAGTTGTGTTACATACACTCGCATCACAAAAGTTCTCACAGCACAAAGCTGTTGTGGGGAATTTGGGGTGGGGAAGGGGTTTACCATGTGTCTGGCTTTGACACTGGAGGCTCTGGTTCTCATCCTGTTTTCTACTAGAAATCAGTTTAACTTTGACTATCATCTTTCCCTGAGCTTACCTTAGTTTGTTCGCTAAAACTAGAATAATGCCtttgttgaaataaaacattgaaaaatgttgaatatgCATTcagctaacatcagcatgatCACATTGTCACAGCAACTATgtaaacatgctgatgtttagcagatataatgttcaccatcttagtttagtgtgCTAATTGTACCTATATACCAAGCAAAGCATAGGATGATTCGAATGTCAGGAGTTTTACAAGTGtttggtcataaatcaaagtattggacaaattgaaATGTTGACTTGATGATGCTGCTCCATGAAAAGTTAAGGCTTTActaaagttattacaattcatcttGAAGGGGACTTGAATGTGTGTACCAAATTTTGTAGCAGTCCATTTCATGATTCTCATGACATGTCATTAAATAGCAAAAATTACACCACAATAAAAGTCAGATAAAACTAAGAATTGGCTGATTTCTCAGAAACTGCTGTTGCATAATGTGCTTTTTTCCCATTGTAGTGAATCAAAACCACAAGCAAACCACAAGTCTGCCTGAAGTAGCTTATTCATTGAAAAAACacaatgtaaagtaaaaaaaaaaaaaaaaaaacccataataCAGGCTGCCCTAGTCTCGGGCTGTTAGAGAGAAGATACACTCTCACAAACATTTGTATTAGTGAAGTGTTTAGTCTGGCATGAAACTACTCAAACTAAAACTGTTAAACTAAATGTTATAACAGTGTGTCTTAAATTTGTTGTAATTTTACCAGTGTGCCTTAAACCAGCACAGACTTGaagtgtttttactgtttaaaGAGGATATCTTCACTAATAAtcatgttttcctttcatttcctcctcatgataaatcaagaaaaaaaaaaatatatatatatacatgttttAACATCTTCTGCAGATCTTGTGCTCTGTGGTGGCACTGTGTATAAAGCAGAGGAAGATCTGAGTCTTCCCACAATGCAGCAGAGTCTCctgcttttcctcttcctgcagtacagtgaCCCCTTCACCTCCCACCTCTCTGATATTATGGGTGAGACAGCTGCTTCATGAATCACAAAACAAAACGCTTGGTTACTGATAGCCTCTCTTAGTGTTTTCTTCTACAGCTGAATAGAAGATTAGGTTACTATTTCAGCTAAAATGGTAACCAGGATGTCTGTGATCCTCTTACAGCTACAGAGGCAATGATAGAGCACCACCTGGAGGATATACTGAGCAACAACAGACAGGCAGTCACAGCAGCCCTGCAGACTGAGCTAAGGAACACACTGAAAGCTCAAAATCGCAGAAAAAAGGCAAGTCTGagatacacatacatgcattaaCTACCCTGCTATTTCTTTATAATGGTGTGTGGAACAATTATTTGACTAATCGATGGACATGACTCAGCAACGTTTTTGACATTCAATTTATTGATGAACTCGGTGGTGCCACCTTCTCAAGTCTCTTAATTTGCTTTCctctgtatttataatatattgaatatctttgggtttggaCTGCTCATGATGatcatttttcattatattttgagattttatagaccaaatatataataaaattaatcatttattataGCCCTaatagtgtgtgtttgggtgttgaATGTGACATGAAAGGACCAAGAGAAGCTTCGTTCAGCTGCTGAGGTGATTCTCAGCTCGTCCATCAGTATCGTGAGCTGCAGCAGTAACATGGACTTCAGAAATGCCTGTCTGAACAGCATGATGGtgggaaataaatgaaatttaaaaatgtatatgcaGATGTTTATAgttaattctaaaaaaaaaaaaaaaaaaaagttattcactgtcacagctcatgATTTGAAAAGGACACCACATAAAGTTATAAATGTTCGCAGCTACCCTGCAGATACACCTGTTAACATACAAAGAGTATGTGAGATGTGACAAAAGGCAGATATGCATACATAATGTATGTCTTTGTCAGGTGCGTGACACTCATGAACTGTCGGCCGCCCTCTGTGAATCTCTGAGGAGGGTGACATCATGGAAATTCACCCCCAGGGCCAGGTGCTACTCTGCTCAGGTTAGAGGGATGTTTATTTACACCAACCAGTTCCTATAGCAGCACTTCATTACTGATTTTGTACCATAATCTAACACCACGTCATTGCTTCCACAGATGGAAGAACATGCTGAGAGAGATGGGCCAAccagaacagagatctgagacTGTCTGTGTTGGTCTTGAGAGAGTATTGTTCTGTTTGAAGCCTGTGGAATTTAACACTGGAATGAATATTCATGCAGTTTAAAGCATGGTGGTAGTTTGTGTTGTAAATGTGCTAGTGAtagaaaaagctgtttgtttaaccttttcattttaaaaatacattaatgttagaattgtttgtgtgttacacCAGATGTGAGACCTAAACTAGGTCTGCAACTATAGATTATTTTCAGtacttatttaatttaataggGAAAAAATCTCGATTAATCATTTGTAATTTGTCAAAGGTGGcgattcatttttttccagttgttgCAGCCTCTTATCTACGCTGAATATCTGATCTGAAACAATCctgtgttgattttatttttctattatgtACTCCTACGTAAACAATATAGTACAATAACATGAACATATGTAGTGTGTACTTTCTTACTGACGCTGTAAGGTTGCACTATGTAGCTCCATAGTTCATGCAGTCGTTTGTAGTTAAACTGGGAAAACCTGACTggttaaacataaaaatatttttgcacatCCCCAACGGCtaaaacagaaactaaacaTTGTCACGGTTACGGTTACCACCGGATGGCTgcagaggcttttatttttgtgctaCGGCTAACTtccgcttgtgtgtgtgttttttttttaatgtgacgTAAGTTCCGGCCGCCAACAGCGGTAGCACTTTTTCGCGGTAAAATGAAATGTGCATCTAATGTTGGTCAGATTTATTCAAAGCTCTCTCACATATTCCGCCAAACTAGCTCGGAGTTAGCTGCTGAAGCTCGTATTTAAAAATCGCGCTGTTGAAAGAATCAGGTCGTCGTCGTTGTTATGAAGTGAAAGCAAAGCTAACGCTACAGTG
Coding sequences:
- the zgc:195212 gene encoding DUF4554 domain-containing protein isoform X3, with translation MGKQRQRRGLKTKGGLLVLLWTETRASVQSLNCTVAAAGPWCTGIKMKALQPVLTDLKVPCVWPSPEPDPEELCAFTDLYGSLRLLLSFQMKDARLFSPEWQAHIEAFLHKFSLANAGIKIHLKFKFNQQTLQQEFRVKIRSKVKQADNPSLLLDVTCNTQPPVSVKKGCWCQGGHPVLGGRLPLSIPTQAMDQGLYGELSIQPVTLLSPCMLQYPNLATQLTHIQVLVYSPSNVPVTGPSTFFQNFPAHLDCQELSLHGLHCSSFKDLVLCGGTVYKAEEDLSLPTMQQSLLLFLFLQYSDPFTSHLSDIMATEAMIEHHLEDILSNNRQAVTAALQTELRNTLKAQNRRKKVRDTHELSAALCESLRRVTSWKFTPRARCYSAQMEEHAERDGPTRTEI
- the zgc:195212 gene encoding DUF4554 domain-containing protein isoform X1 encodes the protein MGKQRQRRGLKTKGGLLVLLWTETRASVQSLNCTVAAAGPWCTGIKMKALQPVLTDLKVPCVWPSPEPDPEELCAFTDLYGSLRLLLSFQMKDARLFSPEWQAHIEAFLHKFSLANAGIKIHLKFKFNQQTLQQEFRVKIRSKVKQADNPSLLLDVTCNTQPPVSVKKGCWCQGGHPVLGGRLPLSIPTQAMDQGLYGELSIQPVTLLSPCMLQYPNLATQLTHIQVLVYSPSNVPVTGPSTFFQNFPAHLDCQELSLHGLHCSSFKDLVLCGGTVYKAEEDLSLPTMQQSLLLFLFLQYSDPFTSHLSDIMATEAMIEHHLEDILSNNRQAVTAALQTELRNTLKAQNRRKKDQEKLRSAAEVILSSSISIVSCSSNMDFRNACLNSMMVRDTHELSAALCESLRRVTSWKFTPRARCYSAQMEEHAERDGPTRTEI
- the zgc:195212 gene encoding DUF4554 domain-containing protein isoform X2 encodes the protein MGKQRQRRGLKTKGGLLVLLWTETRASVQSLNCTVAAAGPWCTGIKMKALQPVLTDLKVPCVWPSPEPDPEELCAFTDLYGSLRLLLSFQIKIHLKFKFNQQTLQQEFRVKIRSKVKQADNPSLLLDVTCNTQPPVSVKKGCWCQGGHPVLGGRLPLSIPTQAMDQGLYGELSIQPVTLLSPCMLQYPNLATQLTHIQVLVYSPSNVPVTGPSTFFQNFPAHLDCQELSLHGLHCSSFKDLVLCGGTVYKAEEDLSLPTMQQSLLLFLFLQYSDPFTSHLSDIMATEAMIEHHLEDILSNNRQAVTAALQTELRNTLKAQNRRKKDQEKLRSAAEVILSSSISIVSCSSNMDFRNACLNSMMVRDTHELSAALCESLRRVTSWKFTPRARCYSAQMEEHAERDGPTRTEI